One genomic window of Oncorhynchus kisutch isolate 150728-3 linkage group LG24, Okis_V2, whole genome shotgun sequence includes the following:
- the LOC109869411 gene encoding zinc finger protein PLAGL2-like codes for MFQQKEHLKSHLQAHDANRQVFHCQECGKQYSTQLGYRRHLLAAHAPASSATIPGELHCQEGAPALLEQLGSHTDRLPPLEVTATVRERKYSCERCDRRFYTRKDVRRHAVVHTGRRDFLCPRCAQRFGRRDHLTRHLKKSHVQEPTTTTPTPAPTTPGPVKEEPSPVQCSMGPSSKEHVEAFPIDMYSSYPLQTISNPGMGHQHHSLMQGSLSTAMGVGLHMPGPSPHPHHHLPQQQQQPYGHMARYQHGSTSYPRTDMESFLMDLQSGLPPHLTTASSSTSSSASPQREVLSETQGGPVAGDPHLLSRSPALSSAELSCAANMDLGPLLGFLPFSLPPYSAHMSMGGLVMGYPSTSTSTVPPSSSSPLPYQAPGGLTFLQPPQLHAPQVPGAHNNNQLPQGFSNPGMSTSTSLPRYYQTFQQ; via the coding sequence ATGTTCCAACAGAAGGAGCACCTGAAGAGCCACTTGCAGGCCCACGACGCCAACAGGCAGGTGTTCCACTGCCAGGAGTGTGGCAAACAGTACAGCACTCAGTTGGGCTACCGGCGCCACCTGCTGGCCGCCCACGCCCCTGCCTCCAGCGCCACCATCCCTGGGGAGCTCCATTGCCAAGAGGGGGCGCCTGCCCTGCTGGAGCAACTAGGGAGCCACACCGACAGGCTTCCGCCACTGGAGGTCACCGCCACCGTCAGGGAGAGGAAGTATTCGTGCGAGCGCTGCGACCGGCGCTTCTACACTCGCAAGGATGTGCGGCGTCACGCGGTGGTGCACACGGGCCGCCGTGACTTTCTGTGCCCGCGCTGCGCCCAGCGATTTGGTCGCAGGGACCATCTGACGCGCCACCTGAAGAAGAGCCACGTCCAGGAGCCCACAACCACCACCCCCACACCAGCCCCCACCACACCTGGGCCCGTAAAGGAAGAGCCAAGTCCGGTGCAATGCAGCATGGGACCCTCCTCCAAGGAGCATGTAGAGGCCTTCCCCATTGACATGTACAGCAGTTACCCCCTGCAGACCATTTCCAATCCAGGCATGGGCCATCAACACCACTCCCTCATGCAGGGCTCCCTATCCACGGCCATGGGGGTGGGCCTCCACATGCCAggcccctctccccatccccaccaccacctcccccagcagcaacagcagcctTATGGCCACATGGCCAGGTATCAGCATGGATCTACCTCATATCCCCGCACTGACATGGAGAGCTTCCTAATGGACCTGCAGAGCGGGCTGCCCCCACACCTGACCAcagcctcctcctctacctcctcctccgcctcccctCAGAGGGAAGTGCTTTCAGAAACCCAGGGTGGCCCAGTGGCTGGGGACCCCCACCTTCTGTCCAGGAGCCCCGCTCTCTCCTCAGCCGAGCTGTCTTGCGCTGCTAACATGGACCTGGGTCCTCTTCTGGGCTTCTTGCCGTTCAGCCTGCCTCCCTACAGTGCTCATATGAGTATGGGAGGTCTGGTGATGGGCTACCCGTCTACCTCCACCTCGACTGTGCCGCCCTCCTCCTCCAGCCCCCTACCCTATCAGGCCCCAGGAGGACTCACCTTCCTGCAGCCCCCACAACTTCACGCACCCCAGGTCCCCGGAGCCCACAACAACAACCAGCTACCTCAGGGGTTCAGCAATCCTGGAATGAGCACTTCCACCTCCCTACCTCGCTACTACCAGACCTTTCAACAGTGA
- the mylk2 gene encoding myosin light chain kinase 2, skeletal/cardiac muscle isoform X2 yields the protein MGSVRCTPPVPLPTNLPVLEAKVDDLSHKLDELLSRQIGSCSICSTCSLHSGQPEATERQLVAQSRLLENFERKIGEMQRTLEALAKGLAQRNPHTCQEASPAPPIEPSPRTVYLPAKTSLVTSKDEIPDQLETNRQQDKTQHTPTTPAKKETDAKKTLTRLAVAVFPSMAHTQKILTQTRTTVTKNQAVTSIEESLRTASLPVSDSLSTEKAETLNQFETNRHQETKQQTPIAPAKKEQRDCVGGQWIGGNQQGVRGQPMAADSHRQSETKRGWMREVPAVAVVPSMADTPRTETRTTVAENQAAAPSSPAPAPKKQSGLAVLMPTVESSSLRQVHSCPESLQRLQSSRPKPQSVCPARRPAVGKTCNVLGGASPVAASGIQIIVVPTTAERTWPKSPTKTCHKVIDDVPPQPAPFLHRCVSLRSNPPSDTFIIHTREVLGSGRFGKVHKCTEKSSGLKLAAKIINTRTAKEKERANNEVQAMNQLSHPNILQLYEAFEAKHQLVLILEYVEGGELFDRIVDESAPLTEVDAMVFVKQICEGVSYMHQMYVLHLDLKPENILCVNRTGHQVKIIDFGLARRYRPREKLRVNFGTPEFLAPEVVNFDFVSFPTDMWTLGVVTYMLLSGLSPFLGDDESQTLNNVLSANCSFEDEAFEHISAEAKDFISHLLVKERGGRMSALQCLRHPWLNNIAEKAKGSNIVLKSQVLLKKYLAKKLWKKNYIAIAAANRFKKISSGGELTSLDTETDTIPIAT from the exons ATGGGTTCCGTGCGGTGTACGCCACCTGTCCCACTCCCCACAAACCTACCTGTCCTAGAAGCCAAAGTAGATGACTTGAGTCACAAGTTAGATGAGCTCCTCTCCAGACAAATAGGTTCCTGTTCCATCTGCTCCACCTGCAGTCTGCACAGCGGCCAGCCAGAGGCAACAGAAAGGCAGCTTGTGGCCCAGTCCAGGCTGCTAGAGAACTTTGAGAGGAAGATCGGTGAGATGCAGAGGACCTTAGAGGCCCTGGCCAAAG GTCTGGCGCAAAGGAACCCCCACACCTGCCAGGAAGCTTCCCCAGCCCCACCCATTGAGCCATCACCTAGAACAGTATATCTGCCAGCCAAGACCTCACTAGTCACTTCTAAG GATGAGATCCCAGATCAGTTGGAGACAAACAGACAGCAGGATAAGACACAACACACTCCTACCACCCCAGCAAAGAAAG AGACGGATGCAAAGAAAACATTGACACGGCTGGCAGTAGCAGTTTTCCCATCAATGGCGCACACTCAAAAGATTTTGACTCAGACAAGGACCACAGTGACGAAGAACCAAGCGGTGACATCCATCGAGGAGTCACTTAGGACAGCATCTCTGCCAGTCAGTGATTCATTAAGCACGGAAAAG GCTGAGACCCTGAATCAGTTTGAGACGAACAGACACCAGGAAACAAAGCAACAGACTCCTATCGCTCCTGCAAAGAAAG AGCAAAGAGACTGTGTTGGAGGGCAGTGGATTGGAGGGAACCAGCAGGGGGTCAGAGGTCAACCAATGGCAGCAGATTCCCACAGACAGAGCGAAACTAAAAGGGGTTGGATGAGAGAGGTTCCAGCTGTAGCGGTTGTCCCATCAATGGCGGACACTCCAAGGACTGAGACGAGGACCACAGTGGCGGAGAACCAAGCAGCTGCTCCATCAAGTCCCGCCCCCGCACCAAAAAAGCAGTCTGGGTTGGCTGTCCTTATGCCAACTGTGGAAAGCTCCTCCCTCAGACAAGTGCACAGCTGTCCAGAGTCCTTGCAGAG GCTCCAGAGTTCAAGGCCCAAGCCCCAGTCTGTCTGCCCTGCCCGTAGACCTGCTGTTGGGAAGACCTGCAATGTTTTGGGAGGGGCTAGTCCAGTTGCAGCCAGTGGAATACAGATCATAGTAGTCCCTACTACAGCAGAAAGGACCTGGCCCAAGTCCCCTACCAAAACTTGCCATAAGGTCATAG aTGACGTTCCCCCGCAGCCAGCTCCTTTCCTTCACCGCTGTGTGTCTTTGCGATCCAACCCCCCATCTGACACCTTCATCATCCACACCAGAGAGGTGCTGGGGAG CGGACGCTTTGGCAAGGTGCACAAATGCACTGAAAAATCCTCTGGACTAAAGCTTGCAGCTAAGATAATCAACACACGAACTGCTAAAGAaaag GAAAGGGCAAATAACGAGGTGCAGGCAATGAACCAGCTGAGTCATCCCAACATCCTCCAGCTCTACGAGGCCTTTGAGGCCAAGCACCAGCTGGTGTTAATTCTGGAATA TGTTGAGGGCGGGGAGCTGTTTGACAGGATTGTGGATGAGAGCGCACCACTGACCGAGGTGGACGCCATGGTGTTTGTCAAGCAGATCTGTGAAGGGGTCAGCTACATGCATCAGATGTATGTCCTCCACCTCGACCTGAAA CCGGAGAATATCCTTTGTGTGAATCGAACTGGCCATCAGGTGAAGATTATCGACTTTGGGCTGGCAAGAAG ATACAGGCCGCGGGAGAAGCTCAGAGTCAATTTTGGAACCCCTGAATTTCTGGCCCCAGAGGTGGTCAACTTTGATTTTGTGTCCTTTCCCACAGACATGTGGACCTTAGGGGTTGTCACTTATATGCT TCTAAGTGGCCTTTCACCCTtcctgggtgatgatgagagccAGACCCTCAACAACGTCCTCTCTGCCAACTGTTCTTTTGAGGATGAGGCCTTTGAGCACATCTCAGCAGAGGCCAAGGACTTTATCTCCCACCTTCTGGTcaaggagagggg AGGGCGAATGAGTGCTTTACAGTGTCTAAGACATCCGTGGCTCAACAACATTGCAGAGAAGGCTAAGGGCAGCAATATAGTACTGAAGTCCCAGGTCCTGCTGAAGAAATACCTGGCCAAGAAACTATGGAAG AAAAACTACATTGCGATAGCAGCAGCCAACAGATTCAAGAAGATCAGCAGCGGTGGGGAACTGACCTCTCTGGATACGGAGACGGATACAATACCTATAGCAACGTAA
- the mylk2 gene encoding myosin light chain kinase 2, skeletal/cardiac muscle isoform X1 has protein sequence MGSVRCTPPVPLPTNLPVLEAKVDDLSHKLDELLSRQIGSCSICSTCSLHSGQPEATERQLVAQSRLLENFERKIGEMQRTLEALAKGLAQRNPHTCQEASPAPPIEPSPRTVYLPAKTSLVTSKDEIPDQLETNRQQDKTQHTPTTPAKKETDAKKTLTRLAVAVFPSMAHTQKILTQTRTTVTKNQAVTSIEESLRTASLPVSDSLSTEKAETLNQFETNRHQETKQQTPIAPAKKGVSAGMGAEQRDCVGGQWIGGNQQGVRGQPMAADSHRQSETKRGWMREVPAVAVVPSMADTPRTETRTTVAENQAAAPSSPAPAPKKQSGLAVLMPTVESSSLRQVHSCPESLQRLQSSRPKPQSVCPARRPAVGKTCNVLGGASPVAASGIQIIVVPTTAERTWPKSPTKTCHKVIDDVPPQPAPFLHRCVSLRSNPPSDTFIIHTREVLGSGRFGKVHKCTEKSSGLKLAAKIINTRTAKEKERANNEVQAMNQLSHPNILQLYEAFEAKHQLVLILEYVEGGELFDRIVDESAPLTEVDAMVFVKQICEGVSYMHQMYVLHLDLKPENILCVNRTGHQVKIIDFGLARRYRPREKLRVNFGTPEFLAPEVVNFDFVSFPTDMWTLGVVTYMLLSGLSPFLGDDESQTLNNVLSANCSFEDEAFEHISAEAKDFISHLLVKERGGRMSALQCLRHPWLNNIAEKAKGSNIVLKSQVLLKKYLAKKLWKKNYIAIAAANRFKKISSGGELTSLDTETDTIPIAT, from the exons ATGGGTTCCGTGCGGTGTACGCCACCTGTCCCACTCCCCACAAACCTACCTGTCCTAGAAGCCAAAGTAGATGACTTGAGTCACAAGTTAGATGAGCTCCTCTCCAGACAAATAGGTTCCTGTTCCATCTGCTCCACCTGCAGTCTGCACAGCGGCCAGCCAGAGGCAACAGAAAGGCAGCTTGTGGCCCAGTCCAGGCTGCTAGAGAACTTTGAGAGGAAGATCGGTGAGATGCAGAGGACCTTAGAGGCCCTGGCCAAAG GTCTGGCGCAAAGGAACCCCCACACCTGCCAGGAAGCTTCCCCAGCCCCACCCATTGAGCCATCACCTAGAACAGTATATCTGCCAGCCAAGACCTCACTAGTCACTTCTAAG GATGAGATCCCAGATCAGTTGGAGACAAACAGACAGCAGGATAAGACACAACACACTCCTACCACCCCAGCAAAGAAAG AGACGGATGCAAAGAAAACATTGACACGGCTGGCAGTAGCAGTTTTCCCATCAATGGCGCACACTCAAAAGATTTTGACTCAGACAAGGACCACAGTGACGAAGAACCAAGCGGTGACATCCATCGAGGAGTCACTTAGGACAGCATCTCTGCCAGTCAGTGATTCATTAAGCACGGAAAAG GCTGAGACCCTGAATCAGTTTGAGACGAACAGACACCAGGAAACAAAGCAACAGACTCCTATCGCTCCTGCAAAGAAAG GGGTGTCTGCTGGTATGGGAGCAGAGCAAAGAGACTGTGTTGGAGGGCAGTGGATTGGAGGGAACCAGCAGGGGGTCAGAGGTCAACCAATGGCAGCAGATTCCCACAGACAGAGCGAAACTAAAAGGGGTTGGATGAGAGAGGTTCCAGCTGTAGCGGTTGTCCCATCAATGGCGGACACTCCAAGGACTGAGACGAGGACCACAGTGGCGGAGAACCAAGCAGCTGCTCCATCAAGTCCCGCCCCCGCACCAAAAAAGCAGTCTGGGTTGGCTGTCCTTATGCCAACTGTGGAAAGCTCCTCCCTCAGACAAGTGCACAGCTGTCCAGAGTCCTTGCAGAG GCTCCAGAGTTCAAGGCCCAAGCCCCAGTCTGTCTGCCCTGCCCGTAGACCTGCTGTTGGGAAGACCTGCAATGTTTTGGGAGGGGCTAGTCCAGTTGCAGCCAGTGGAATACAGATCATAGTAGTCCCTACTACAGCAGAAAGGACCTGGCCCAAGTCCCCTACCAAAACTTGCCATAAGGTCATAG aTGACGTTCCCCCGCAGCCAGCTCCTTTCCTTCACCGCTGTGTGTCTTTGCGATCCAACCCCCCATCTGACACCTTCATCATCCACACCAGAGAGGTGCTGGGGAG CGGACGCTTTGGCAAGGTGCACAAATGCACTGAAAAATCCTCTGGACTAAAGCTTGCAGCTAAGATAATCAACACACGAACTGCTAAAGAaaag GAAAGGGCAAATAACGAGGTGCAGGCAATGAACCAGCTGAGTCATCCCAACATCCTCCAGCTCTACGAGGCCTTTGAGGCCAAGCACCAGCTGGTGTTAATTCTGGAATA TGTTGAGGGCGGGGAGCTGTTTGACAGGATTGTGGATGAGAGCGCACCACTGACCGAGGTGGACGCCATGGTGTTTGTCAAGCAGATCTGTGAAGGGGTCAGCTACATGCATCAGATGTATGTCCTCCACCTCGACCTGAAA CCGGAGAATATCCTTTGTGTGAATCGAACTGGCCATCAGGTGAAGATTATCGACTTTGGGCTGGCAAGAAG ATACAGGCCGCGGGAGAAGCTCAGAGTCAATTTTGGAACCCCTGAATTTCTGGCCCCAGAGGTGGTCAACTTTGATTTTGTGTCCTTTCCCACAGACATGTGGACCTTAGGGGTTGTCACTTATATGCT TCTAAGTGGCCTTTCACCCTtcctgggtgatgatgagagccAGACCCTCAACAACGTCCTCTCTGCCAACTGTTCTTTTGAGGATGAGGCCTTTGAGCACATCTCAGCAGAGGCCAAGGACTTTATCTCCCACCTTCTGGTcaaggagagggg AGGGCGAATGAGTGCTTTACAGTGTCTAAGACATCCGTGGCTCAACAACATTGCAGAGAAGGCTAAGGGCAGCAATATAGTACTGAAGTCCCAGGTCCTGCTGAAGAAATACCTGGCCAAGAAACTATGGAAG AAAAACTACATTGCGATAGCAGCAGCCAACAGATTCAAGAAGATCAGCAGCGGTGGGGAACTGACCTCTCTGGATACGGAGACGGATACAATACCTATAGCAACGTAA